A single genomic interval of Fructobacillus americanaquae harbors:
- the purM gene encoding phosphoribosylformylglycinamidine cyclo-ligase gives MAKEHNAYEAAGVDIEAGNQAVELMAEAVADTYTPNVVSGLGGFGSVYALDAGMQEPVLISGTDGVGTKLLLAIAANRHNTIGQDLVGMVVNDILAQGAKPAFMLDYLAVDKMRPKVAAEIVTGIAKAAKEAQIALVGGESAELPGLYQPHHYDLAAFAVGVAEKNRLLTNETVQVGDVLIGLPSSGVHSNGYSLVRQILGIHDDVKAFNDLPDHLQEEILAPTKLYTNALWPLVEQELVHSAAHITGGGLVENLPRALPKNVQAKISWGTWPILPIFKKLQEAGNLSLDEMLLTFNNGLGMVLMVPADKAGVILDQLAERSEPAYRIGEIVPAEADREPVFFEGDAPWPEK, from the coding sequence ATGGCAAAAGAGCACAACGCTTATGAGGCAGCTGGGGTTGACATTGAGGCCGGTAACCAGGCCGTTGAGTTAATGGCCGAGGCCGTTGCGGATACTTACACACCAAATGTTGTCTCCGGACTAGGGGGATTTGGGTCTGTTTATGCCCTTGATGCGGGTATGCAGGAACCGGTCCTGATTTCCGGAACTGATGGTGTTGGCACTAAGCTCCTTTTAGCAATTGCCGCTAACCGGCATAATACGATTGGTCAAGACCTGGTTGGGATGGTTGTGAATGATATTTTAGCTCAGGGTGCCAAGCCAGCCTTTATGCTGGATTACCTGGCCGTCGATAAGATGCGACCAAAAGTTGCTGCTGAAATCGTGACGGGGATTGCCAAGGCGGCTAAGGAAGCGCAAATTGCCTTGGTTGGGGGAGAAAGCGCAGAATTGCCCGGTTTGTACCAGCCTCATCACTATGATCTAGCTGCCTTTGCGGTTGGTGTGGCTGAAAAAAACCGATTGCTAACAAATGAGACCGTTCAGGTAGGCGATGTTTTGATTGGATTGCCATCCTCTGGTGTTCATTCCAACGGTTATTCGCTGGTTCGTCAGATCTTGGGTATCCATGATGATGTCAAAGCCTTTAATGATTTGCCAGATCACTTGCAGGAAGAAATTTTGGCGCCAACGAAGTTGTATACTAACGCCTTGTGGCCATTGGTTGAGCAGGAGTTGGTACACTCAGCCGCCCATATTACGGGTGGTGGCCTTGTTGAAAACTTACCACGAGCATTACCAAAGAATGTTCAAGCAAAAATCAGCTGGGGCACATGGCCGATTTTGCCCATCTTTAAGAAGTTGCAAGAGGCCGGTAACTTATCGCTCGATGAGATGTTGTTGACCTTTAACAACGGCTTGGGCATGGTTTTGATGGTTCCGGCTGACAAAGCGGGTGTGATTTTGGATCAATTGGCAGAACGCTCTGAACCAGCCTATCGGATCGGTGAAATCGTGCCAGCTGAAGCAGATCGTGAACCGGTCTTCTTTGAGGGGGATGCGCCATGGCCAGAAAAATAA
- the purF gene encoding amidophosphoribosyltransferase → MDQYVNEVTEQAAYSSLNEECGIFGVWGRDDAANLTYYGLHALQHRGQEGAGIVANNQGHLWQERGIGLVAEVFADPRRLEALKGQAAIGHLRYATAGAHGIENIQPLMANFHDMQLALAHNGNLTNAQTLRNQLEEDGSIFQSSSDSEIILHLIRRSQAETFDEKIKDALNQLRGGFAFLLLTPHALYAMLDPHGFRPFVIGQMPDNGSYVVTSETAALHVVGAKYVRDVQPGELIRIDQDGMNITHYTEKTTLNVDVMEYVYFARPDSDIHGINVHQARKRMGAALAKEQPVPGADIVVGVPNSSLSAASGYAEGAGMPNEMGLVKNQYIARTFIEATQDKRERAVRMKLSAVEAVVKDKNVVLVDDSLVRGTTCRYIVRMLKEAGAKSVHVRIASPIFKYPAFYGIDVQTRAELMGNNHSLDEMTELIEADSLEFLSNEALVASIGLQMPDGGTGLTTAYFSGHYPSPIYDYSPEMAEAKASGEVTFAEEPTSLYVPQNPAEDQRVEGAN, encoded by the coding sequence ATGGATCAATATGTGAATGAAGTGACCGAACAAGCGGCTTACTCATCATTAAATGAAGAATGTGGCATCTTTGGTGTCTGGGGTCGTGATGATGCGGCCAATTTGACCTATTATGGTCTGCACGCTTTGCAGCACCGTGGTCAAGAAGGAGCCGGTATTGTTGCCAATAATCAGGGACACCTGTGGCAGGAACGCGGGATCGGCCTTGTTGCCGAAGTTTTTGCTGACCCCCGTCGTTTGGAAGCCCTCAAGGGCCAGGCGGCGATTGGCCACTTGCGTTATGCAACGGCCGGGGCCCATGGAATTGAAAATATCCAACCCTTGATGGCTAATTTTCATGACATGCAACTGGCTTTGGCCCACAATGGGAACTTAACTAATGCACAAACATTGCGCAACCAGTTGGAAGAAGATGGCTCTATTTTCCAGTCCTCATCGGATTCTGAAATTATTTTGCACCTGATTCGTCGCTCACAGGCCGAGACCTTTGATGAAAAAATCAAGGACGCCTTGAATCAATTGCGTGGTGGCTTTGCTTTCTTGTTGCTGACCCCACACGCTTTGTATGCCATGTTGGATCCACACGGTTTTCGACCATTTGTTATTGGTCAGATGCCGGATAATGGTTCTTACGTGGTTACTTCCGAAACGGCTGCGCTCCATGTTGTTGGGGCAAAGTATGTGCGTGATGTCCAACCTGGTGAGTTGATTCGTATTGATCAGGATGGCATGAACATCACTCATTACACAGAAAAGACGACATTGAATGTCGATGTGATGGAATATGTTTACTTCGCCCGTCCTGATTCGGATATTCACGGCATTAATGTTCACCAAGCGCGGAAGCGAATGGGGGCTGCGCTCGCAAAGGAACAGCCGGTTCCTGGAGCTGATATCGTTGTTGGCGTACCAAACTCCAGTTTGTCTGCCGCCAGCGGTTATGCCGAAGGCGCTGGAATGCCAAACGAAATGGGCTTGGTCAAAAATCAGTATATTGCCCGGACATTTATCGAGGCCACCCAAGATAAGCGCGAACGCGCCGTGCGGATGAAGTTATCTGCCGTTGAAGCTGTGGTGAAGGACAAAAACGTTGTCCTCGTTGATGACTCCTTGGTTCGTGGTACAACTTGTCGTTATATTGTCCGGATGCTCAAAGAAGCTGGGGCGAAATCAGTCCATGTTCGGATTGCGAGTCCAATCTTTAAGTACCCAGCTTTTTATGGGATTGATGTCCAAACCCGGGCTGAATTGATGGGCAATAATCATAGCTTGGACGAAATGACTGAATTAATCGAAGCGGATTCATTGGAATTCTTGAGTAACGAGGCTTTGGTGGCATCAATCGGTTTGCAGATGCCAGATGGTGGAACTGGCTTAACGACGGCTTACTTTAGCGGCCATTATCCAAGCCCGATTTATGATTATAGCCCAGAAATGGCTGAAGCCAAAGCAAGTGGTGAGGTCACTTTTGCTGAAGAACCAACCAGCTTGTATGTTCCACAAAATCCAGCAGAAGATCAGCGAGTAGAAGGAGCAAATTAA
- the purL gene encoding phosphoribosylformylglycinamidine synthase subunit PurL — MSTQQTNPMANEPSPDMIAEKRIYADWGLTDHEYDLIVEHLGRRPNYTEAGIFSGMWSEHCSYKKSKPALRKFWSKNERVLQGPGEGAGILDIGDGQAVVFKAESHNHPSFVEPYEGAATGVGGILRDIFSMGAQPIAVLDSLRFGQLDNAKTRQIVDGVIAGIAGYGNAIGIPNLGGEIAFDESYAGNPLVNVMSVGLVNQNEMQVGQAKGSGNTIIYVGAKTGRDGINGASFASAEFSSTEESDRSNVQVGDPFLEKLVMDATIDAIKKYGKSIIGIQDMGAAGLLSSSSEMASKAGTGIELNLDLVPQREASLTPYELMLSESQERMLLVVQKGEEQPVIDLFEKAGLDAVAVGTVTDDGRYRLNFHGETVADVDIDFLTNAPEPKLAQEEPARLKEARADQYQPNVADANQVLLDLLAQPTIASKASLFRHFDSQVRADTVVKPGGDAGVVRIRGTKKALAMTTDVNSRYAYLNPFVGGQMAVTEAASNLVATGALPIGMTDCLNFGSPDNPAVYYELHQSVEGITEMAKRLNTPVISGNVSLYNETDNQAILPTAMVGMVGLIADNQHITRAEFQNEGDQVYLVGTIGDSFNGSEIQKMQTGEIAGQLADFDVDAAQVNQEFVLQAIEAGLVTSAHDLSEGGLAVALAEATFPNDFGVQADFPGTTAQLFAEVPGRFVLSVPSEQAVAFEQKMTETKAVVAKLGQVTTDAVIAIQTQDGQVMVDQKAAKASYQDAIPQLMAE; from the coding sequence ATGAGTACCCAACAAACTAACCCAATGGCAAATGAGCCCAGCCCAGATATGATCGCTGAAAAGCGGATTTATGCCGATTGGGGCCTAACAGACCATGAATATGATTTGATTGTGGAACACCTTGGCCGCCGGCCAAATTATACCGAAGCTGGTATTTTTTCTGGAATGTGGTCAGAACACTGCTCTTACAAGAAGTCAAAGCCCGCGTTGCGCAAGTTCTGGTCGAAAAACGAACGTGTCTTACAAGGCCCTGGTGAAGGTGCCGGTATCTTAGATATTGGGGATGGCCAGGCCGTCGTTTTTAAAGCTGAGAGCCACAATCATCCTTCCTTTGTCGAACCTTATGAGGGGGCTGCAACCGGTGTTGGTGGTATTTTACGCGATATTTTCTCCATGGGTGCCCAACCAATCGCCGTTTTGGATTCTTTGCGCTTTGGTCAATTAGACAATGCCAAGACCCGTCAAATCGTTGATGGTGTCATTGCCGGGATTGCCGGATATGGGAATGCCATCGGGATTCCGAACTTGGGTGGTGAAATTGCCTTTGATGAATCGTATGCGGGAAACCCACTGGTCAACGTGATGTCAGTTGGTTTGGTTAACCAAAATGAAATGCAAGTTGGTCAGGCTAAGGGGTCAGGCAACACGATTATCTATGTTGGCGCGAAAACGGGTCGAGACGGCATCAATGGGGCAAGCTTTGCCTCAGCAGAATTTTCATCAACAGAAGAATCCGACCGTTCTAATGTTCAGGTTGGAGATCCTTTCTTGGAAAAGTTGGTGATGGACGCCACGATTGATGCTATTAAGAAATATGGTAAGAGCATTATCGGAATCCAAGACATGGGCGCTGCTGGTTTACTGTCATCAAGTTCTGAAATGGCCTCAAAGGCCGGTACTGGAATCGAATTGAACCTTGATTTGGTTCCCCAACGAGAAGCTTCGTTGACACCGTACGAATTGATGTTGTCCGAGTCACAAGAACGGATGTTGCTGGTCGTCCAAAAGGGCGAGGAACAACCAGTAATCGACCTCTTTGAAAAGGCCGGTTTGGATGCCGTTGCAGTTGGTACGGTGACAGACGACGGCCGTTACCGTTTGAACTTCCACGGCGAAACAGTGGCTGATGTGGACATTGACTTTTTGACAAACGCACCTGAGCCAAAGTTGGCCCAGGAAGAACCTGCTCGTTTGAAGGAAGCTCGTGCTGACCAATACCAACCAAACGTGGCAGATGCCAACCAGGTCTTGCTTGATCTTTTGGCACAGCCAACGATTGCCTCCAAGGCCAGCCTCTTTCGTCACTTTGATTCCCAAGTCCGTGCCGATACTGTGGTCAAGCCGGGCGGGGATGCTGGGGTTGTGCGCATTCGCGGAACAAAGAAGGCTTTGGCGATGACGACCGATGTTAACAGTCGCTACGCCTACTTGAACCCCTTTGTGGGTGGTCAAATGGCTGTGACCGAAGCTGCCTCAAACCTGGTAGCGACAGGTGCTTTGCCAATCGGAATGACGGACTGCTTGAACTTTGGTTCGCCCGATAATCCAGCAGTTTATTATGAGTTACATCAGTCAGTTGAAGGCATCACGGAGATGGCCAAGCGCTTAAATACTCCCGTTATTTCTGGCAATGTCAGTCTTTATAACGAAACTGACAACCAGGCCATCTTGCCAACAGCCATGGTCGGCATGGTTGGTTTGATTGCTGATAATCAACACATTACCCGTGCCGAATTCCAAAACGAAGGCGACCAGGTTTACCTGGTAGGAACTATTGGGGATTCCTTTAACGGTAGCGAAATTCAAAAGATGCAGACTGGTGAAATTGCTGGTCAGTTAGCTGATTTTGACGTAGACGCTGCCCAAGTAAATCAGGAATTTGTTTTGCAGGCAATCGAAGCCGGTTTGGTTACCAGTGCACACGACTTAAGCGAAGGTGGTTTGGCCGTGGCTTTGGCTGAAGCGACCTTCCCAAATGACTTTGGAGTGCAAGCTGATTTTCCAGGAACGACTGCACAACTGTTTGCGGAAGTGCCAGGCCGCTTTGTATTGTCAGTACCGAGCGAACAAGCAGTTGCTTTTGAACAAAAGATGACCGAAACGAAGGCAGTGGTTGCTAAGTTGGGTCAAGTAACGACGGATGCAGTCATCGCCATTCAAACACAGGATGGCCAAGTAATGGTTGACCAAAAGGCCGCCAAGGCAAGCTATCAAGACGCGATTCCGCAATTGATGGCTGAATAA
- the purQ gene encoding phosphoribosylformylglycinamidine synthase subunit PurQ, which translates to MKAAVITFPGSNCDMDMYHALESFDVDVDLLDDQASDLSAYDAIFIPGGFSYGDYLRSGAVAKFSPAMDAVKAAAANGQLVVGICNGFQILTEAGLLPGQLLVNEQPGFICDEVNLVLENAESNFTNTMGKGAVLKVPIAHGEGNYVTDEATLKELEDNQQVIFRYQENVNGSMNKIAGVTNKAGNVYGMMPHPERAVDALTGNDSGRAFFESLLHAVDQKAHA; encoded by the coding sequence ATGAAAGCTGCTGTCATTACTTTTCCAGGTTCTAATTGTGATATGGATATGTATCACGCTTTGGAATCGTTTGATGTTGATGTTGATTTGTTAGACGATCAGGCCAGTGACCTTTCAGCATACGATGCCATCTTTATTCCAGGCGGCTTTTCTTACGGTGATTATCTCCGTTCAGGTGCTGTTGCTAAGTTTTCACCGGCAATGGACGCTGTGAAGGCCGCTGCCGCAAACGGGCAGTTGGTTGTTGGTATTTGCAATGGTTTCCAGATTTTGACGGAAGCTGGGCTGTTGCCTGGTCAACTCCTGGTTAATGAGCAGCCTGGTTTTATTTGCGATGAAGTCAACTTAGTGTTGGAAAATGCAGAGAGTAACTTTACCAACACGATGGGTAAGGGGGCAGTCTTGAAGGTTCCAATCGCTCACGGTGAAGGAAACTATGTTACTGATGAAGCCACTCTCAAAGAGTTGGAAGATAACCAGCAAGTCATTTTCCGCTACCAAGAAAACGTTAACGGTTCAATGAATAAAATTGCCGGTGTCACAAATAAGGCAGGCAACGTTTATGGCATGATGCCCCACCCTGAACGAGCTGTTGATGCTTTAACTGGTAATGACAGTGGCCGTGCTTTCTTCGAAAGCCTCTTACACGCAGTTGATCAAAAAGCCCACGCCTAA
- the purS gene encoding phosphoribosylformylglycinamidine synthase subunit PurS, translated as MYLAKIYVTYKPSILDPQGVVIKSALERLEYQGIEDVSQGKYFQVKLTGVDKVAVAKEVESLVEELLINHNTETYTYDLEEI; from the coding sequence ATGTATTTGGCAAAAATTTACGTAACCTACAAGCCATCAATTTTGGACCCGCAGGGGGTTGTTATTAAATCAGCCTTAGAGCGCTTGGAATACCAAGGAATCGAAGATGTTAGTCAAGGAAAATACTTCCAGGTGAAGTTAACCGGTGTCGATAAGGTTGCCGTTGCCAAGGAAGTTGAATCATTGGTTGAAGAATTATTAATTAACCATAATACCGAAACCTATACTTACGATTTGGAAGAAATTTAA
- a CDS encoding phosphoribosylaminoimidazolesuccinocarboxamide synthase: MIENTVEFDGQQLTRGDLLYEGKAKQVFATNDPAIIWMHYMDQVTALNGKVKEEYSGKGELNSNISNLLFTYLSNQGLQHHWLGSISATDELVKKVDIIPLEVVTRHYTAGHFVSRFGVEPMQKLSPRVQELYYKSDELDDPFMNDSQAVSLRFASEADLKTVYGLADRVNELLVALFNKVDITLLDYKLEFGRLADGQIILADELSPDNMRLVDQKTGKSLDKDVFRQKQGDLRVGYQDVLARLQGALK; the protein is encoded by the coding sequence ATGATAGAAAATACAGTTGAATTTGACGGACAGCAGCTTACCCGCGGTGACTTGCTGTATGAAGGAAAGGCTAAGCAGGTCTTTGCGACTAATGATCCGGCCATTATCTGGATGCATTACATGGACCAGGTCACAGCCTTGAACGGAAAAGTTAAGGAAGAATACAGTGGCAAGGGCGAGTTAAATTCAAACATCTCAAATCTCCTTTTTACTTACTTGTCTAACCAAGGCTTGCAACACCATTGGTTGGGGTCAATTTCTGCAACCGATGAGCTGGTGAAGAAGGTGGACATTATTCCTTTGGAAGTGGTTACTCGTCACTATACAGCGGGGCACTTTGTTTCTCGCTTCGGGGTCGAACCAATGCAAAAGTTGTCACCCCGTGTGCAGGAACTGTATTACAAGTCGGATGAGCTGGATGACCCTTTTATGAACGACTCACAGGCAGTATCCTTGCGCTTTGCCAGCGAAGCTGATTTAAAGACGGTCTATGGGTTGGCTGACAGGGTCAACGAACTCTTGGTGGCCTTGTTTAACAAGGTTGACATTACGTTACTTGACTACAAATTAGAATTTGGCCGTTTAGCTGATGGGCAAATCATCTTGGCCGATGAACTTTCACCGGATAACATGCGTTTGGTTGATCAAAAGACGGGCAAGTCACTTGATAAAGATGTTTTCCGCCAAAAGCAGGGGGACTTGCGTGTTGGCTACCAGGATGTATTGGCACGCCTCCAAGGCGCGTTGAAGTAA
- the purK gene encoding 5-(carboxyamino)imidazole ribonucleotide synthase, with product MTEANRYLEPGKTIGIIGGGQLGQMMALSAKEMGYQVLVLDPTPDCPTAQVCDDQIVAEYDDQMALQELADRSDVLTYEFENVSQAALQELKDAYIPQGVRLLEITSNRLAEKAFIRDEAQVPVAKFARVESPADLEQAITKVGLPAILKTVSGGYDGHGQFDLNTAADVEELKGNWPGGVLILEEKIVFTKEVSVMVTRTKQGQLVTWPISENVHQNHILKTCMIPAAIAKDHDSQVYEIAKTIADQLDLRGVLGIELFVNQESNQVWVNELAPRPHNSGHYTIEACNISQFEGHIRSIVGLPIPAIKLHDRAMMVNLLGDELLKARQAFPDHADWHFHDYGKAAVKPGRKMGHLTVVGQPAIADLSTYFQTI from the coding sequence ATGACAGAGGCAAACCGTTACCTCGAACCAGGGAAGACCATCGGAATCATCGGTGGTGGTCAGTTGGGGCAAATGATGGCCCTTTCAGCAAAAGAAATGGGTTATCAGGTACTGGTCTTAGATCCAACCCCAGACTGTCCCACCGCTCAAGTTTGTGATGACCAAATCGTGGCTGAATACGACGATCAAATGGCCCTCCAAGAGTTGGCGGATCGGTCGGATGTTTTGACTTATGAATTTGAAAACGTCAGCCAAGCGGCCTTACAGGAATTAAAGGATGCCTATATCCCACAGGGCGTGCGACTCTTAGAAATCACCAGTAATCGTTTGGCGGAAAAAGCCTTTATTCGCGATGAAGCACAAGTACCGGTTGCTAAGTTTGCCCGGGTTGAGAGCCCAGCGGATTTAGAGCAGGCGATCACCAAGGTGGGCTTGCCAGCTATTTTAAAAACGGTTAGTGGTGGTTACGATGGCCATGGTCAATTTGACTTGAACACCGCTGCTGATGTTGAAGAGTTGAAGGGCAATTGGCCTGGTGGCGTGCTGATTTTAGAAGAAAAGATTGTCTTTACCAAGGAAGTCAGCGTCATGGTAACTCGAACGAAGCAGGGCCAATTGGTCACGTGGCCAATTTCTGAAAATGTCCACCAAAATCATATTTTGAAGACCTGCATGATTCCCGCAGCGATTGCCAAAGATCACGATAGCCAAGTCTATGAAATTGCCAAGACGATTGCCGATCAGCTTGATTTGCGCGGGGTCTTAGGCATCGAACTCTTTGTTAACCAGGAGAGCAATCAGGTGTGGGTCAATGAGTTAGCGCCACGGCCACATAATTCTGGTCATTACACGATTGAAGCCTGCAATATTTCTCAGTTTGAAGGACATATTCGCAGCATCGTCGGCCTACCAATTCCAGCAATTAAGCTCCATGACCGTGCGATGATGGTCAATTTACTTGGCGATGAATTGTTAAAGGCACGCCAAGCCTTCCCTGACCATGCCGATTGGCATTTCCATGATTATGGCAAGGCGGCCGTCAAGCCCGGTCGGAAAATGGGTCACCTTACGGTGGTTGGTCAACCGGCTATTGCAGATTTAAGCACATATTTCCAAACAATTTAA
- the purE gene encoding 5-(carboxyamino)imidazole ribonucleotide mutase, with product MTARVAVVMGSKSDWPTMKLAVDLLQDLGIAAEKHVISAHRMPVQLQEFGSQARENGLEIIIAGAGGAAHLPGMLAASTTIPVIGVPVKSSNLNGLDSLLSIVQMPGGVPVGTMAIGNSGAKNAALYAASILSLQDEEVATNLADFRAKQTASSIESEGELQ from the coding sequence ATGACAGCGCGCGTAGCAGTGGTGATGGGTTCTAAAAGTGACTGGCCAACGATGAAGCTGGCTGTTGATTTGTTGCAAGACTTAGGGATTGCAGCAGAGAAGCACGTAATTTCAGCCCACCGAATGCCAGTTCAACTACAGGAGTTTGGGTCACAGGCCAGAGAGAATGGCTTAGAAATTATTATTGCCGGAGCGGGAGGGGCCGCTCATTTACCTGGCATGTTAGCTGCCAGTACAACAATCCCCGTCATCGGGGTCCCAGTTAAGTCCAGCAACTTAAATGGTCTTGATTCACTCTTGAGTATTGTTCAAATGCCCGGCGGGGTGCCGGTTGGCACAATGGCCATCGGGAATTCTGGTGCCAAGAACGCGGCCCTATATGCCGCTTCGATTTTGTCATTACAAGATGAAGAAGTTGCCACTAATTTGGCGGATTTCCGCGCTAAGCAAACTGCTAGCTCGATTGAAAGCGAAGGGGAGTTGCAATGA
- a CDS encoding chloride channel protein, translating into MVNQNQQPLAAEFKEEDSAFWSLGIATIVLAVVIGFAALLLSLFLEHVEVLFLHFHESFRHYSPNSASPMRRFLSVVIGSTIAGFVWWAIRSRGRKIVGINAALKGDEMPPIKTAFNVLAQMFFVGTGGSVGRELAPRQAGVMLAQVYQKKTAKWQFLKLSQEDQKLLLAAAAGAGFAGVYISPITGMLFAVELLLKKASVKTISVALIMSTIAALMGAIVKGFDPYYALSKADHFSLILLVVSLIIGPIAGIFGAWAKQAFAWAQQYQAKGKWLWVTMPLVGIVTGLTAWVFPYVMGNGRATAQYAFLQTNHHLLYFFIALGLAKFVMTFLSLYAGGTGGTLTPSIALGSVLGLVFSVPLAPLFPGILPWQFALIGAVALLAASQQAPLMAMFMVFEISHLDYSALIIFALAVALSSSTAKIYLNWCDRRAAVKSKLG; encoded by the coding sequence ATGGTTAATCAAAATCAACAGCCGTTAGCGGCTGAATTCAAAGAAGAGGACAGCGCCTTTTGGTCACTGGGGATTGCGACAATCGTCTTGGCGGTGGTTATCGGCTTTGCTGCACTCTTGCTGTCACTCTTTTTAGAACATGTGGAAGTTTTGTTCTTACATTTTCATGAATCGTTCCGGCACTATAGCCCAAACAGCGCTAGTCCAATGCGCCGTTTTCTATCGGTTGTCATCGGATCAACAATTGCCGGGTTTGTCTGGTGGGCGATTCGTTCTCGTGGCCGCAAAATCGTTGGTATTAATGCTGCCTTGAAAGGTGACGAAATGCCACCAATTAAGACGGCTTTCAACGTCTTGGCTCAGATGTTCTTTGTCGGAACGGGTGGGTCCGTTGGTCGTGAGTTAGCACCTCGGCAGGCCGGGGTCATGCTAGCCCAAGTTTATCAAAAGAAAACAGCTAAATGGCAGTTCTTGAAGTTAAGTCAAGAGGACCAAAAGCTACTCTTGGCCGCCGCGGCTGGTGCTGGTTTTGCCGGTGTTTATATCTCGCCAATTACGGGGATGCTCTTTGCCGTTGAACTGCTATTGAAGAAAGCATCTGTGAAGACCATTTCGGTGGCTTTGATTATGTCGACGATTGCTGCCTTAATGGGAGCGATTGTTAAGGGCTTTGATCCATACTATGCCTTATCAAAGGCTGACCACTTCTCACTGATTTTATTGGTCGTTTCCTTGATTATCGGCCCAATTGCCGGAATCTTTGGGGCGTGGGCCAAGCAAGCCTTTGCTTGGGCACAGCAATACCAGGCAAAGGGAAAGTGGCTTTGGGTGACGATGCCATTGGTCGGAATCGTCACTGGGCTAACTGCCTGGGTCTTCCCTTACGTGATGGGGAATGGCCGTGCCACGGCCCAGTATGCTTTTTTGCAAACGAACCATCACTTGCTGTACTTTTTCATTGCCCTTGGTTTAGCTAAATTTGTCATGACCTTCTTGAGTCTCTACGCTGGTGGTACTGGTGGTACATTGACACCCTCGATTGCATTGGGAAGTGTCTTGGGCTTGGTTTTCTCCGTGCCCTTGGCACCACTTTTTCCAGGAATCTTACCATGGCAGTTTGCTTTGATTGGTGCCGTTGCCCTATTAGCAGCCTCTCAGCAAGCACCATTGATGGCAATGTTTATGGTCTTTGAAATCAGTCACCTGGACTATTCGGCTCTGATTATCTTCGCCCTTGCGGTGGCCCTGTCATCGTCAACAGCTAAGATTTATCTGAATTGGTGTGACCGCCGTGCTGCAGTAAAATCTAAATTAGGCTAA
- a CDS encoding DUF4352 domain-containing protein has product MKKESKNNQVLYIITVILSAFSLITAWIPYVNLIGVLSSLMAVILIISILIKSKGKGWKKYSVSLLISILAIVITVTVQMSVHYVHQITLQKSSAQLKSKAFKIGQSITIETDQYRVNSVSFLNQIANYSPNPGNKIIAISLTIKNTATKDFGTGDADLPYATNMFHIQSGNSDIPLITGKNLPNEIPAQGKIDIKDSITGTLYAEVPANSHPKLVYGRSQNQASTNDRIPSFSVSLT; this is encoded by the coding sequence ATGAAAAAAGAATCGAAAAACAATCAAGTACTATACATCATAACTGTTATATTATCGGCCTTTTCTTTAATCACAGCATGGATTCCATATGTGAACTTAATCGGCGTGCTGTCTTCCCTGATGGCTGTGATCTTAATCATTAGCATCCTGATTAAGTCAAAAGGAAAGGGGTGGAAAAAGTATAGCGTTAGTCTTTTAATTTCTATTTTGGCTATTGTCATCACCGTAACAGTGCAAATGAGCGTCCACTACGTTCATCAAATAACCTTACAAAAATCAAGTGCACAACTCAAAAGCAAGGCTTTCAAGATTGGCCAATCCATCACGATTGAAACTGACCAATACCGAGTTAACAGTGTTTCATTTTTAAATCAGATTGCCAACTATTCACCCAATCCAGGGAATAAAATCATTGCGATATCGTTGACGATTAAAAATACGGCCACCAAAGACTTTGGCACAGGTGACGCAGACCTACCATATGCAACAAACATGTTTCACATTCAATCCGGAAACAGCGACATTCCTTTAATTACAGGAAAAAATCTACCAAACGAAATCCCTGCACAAGGCAAAATCGATATTAAAGATAGTATCACTGGCACCCTATATGCTGAAGTCCCAGCCAATAGTCATCCTAAACTAGTCTATGGACGATCCCAGAATCAAGCGTCTACTAATGACCGAATTCCTTCTTTCTCAGTTAGCCTCACATAA